The following DNA comes from Salmo trutta chromosome 15, fSalTru1.1, whole genome shotgun sequence.
cagactgcccagactgtcccgagctgccagactgcccagactgtcccgagctgccagactgcccagactgtcccgagctgccagactgcccagactgtcccgagctgccagactgcccagactgtcccgagctgccagactgtcccgagctgccagactggccagactgccccgagctgccagactggccagactgccccgaactgccagagtggcccgactgccccgaacggccagaaccggagccacctcctaatataggtgggttggggagggggggtgtagcacagtgccgtcgttgacggcagccaccctccctccctttagtagaggggaatttttgttttgttgtttggggttgttgttttggttttgttttttgttttaaaggtgcttccggggttagcacctttaagggggggggggggtactgtcacgtcctggccagtataagggttaattagtattgtagtttggtcaggacgtgacagagggtatttgttttatgtggttcagggtggtgtgtttgtttaaagggtgtttgatttagtatttccgggattttggtttatggtctaggtttatgtatgtctatgtggagtctagtgagtgtatgtctatgggtgattaattggggttgggactctcaattgaaggcaggtgttttctctttgcctttgattgagagtcccatatattggggtgtgtttgtgtttgtgattcgtgggtgattgttctgtgttgagccttatgctttgccagactgtttgttgttgttcgttcgttagttctcgtgttttgttatttttgtattcattttgaaaataaataatcatcaagatgagcatacacatacctgctgcgttttggtcctccatcaccgacgacaactgtgacacagGCGTCTGCCAGTCGGCCATTATTTTAGTTACGCACGCAGGTATGAGCACGCTCTCAGTTCTCTTTTTTTTATGAAGATTGGAATATTGGAATAtttttgaagatttatgataaaaacaccctaaagattgattctacacatcgtttggcatgtttctacaaactgtaatataacttttttgacttttcgtctggactttagtgcgcgcgccttctgcatttggaatagtgaacctaacgcgtgaacaaaatggaggtatttggacataaagatgaactttatcgaacaaaacacatATTTATTGGAACTGGGATTCTgtgagtgcattccgatgaagatcatcaaaggtaagtgaatatttataatgctatttctgacttctgttgactccacaacatggcgggtatctgtatggcttgttttggtttctgagtgctgtactcagattattgcaaagtgtgctttcgccgaaatgcttttttcaaatctgacacagcggttgcattaaggagaagtttatctataattctgtgcataacacttgtatcttttatcaaagtttatgatgagtatttctgtaaattgatgtgctcattcacgggacgttttggaggcaaaacatttctgaacattacacgccaatgtaaaatgagtTTTTTGGATAtacatatgaactttatcgagcaaaacatacatgtattgtgtaacatgaagtcctatcagtgccatctgatgaagatcatcaaaggttagtgattcattttagctgtatttctggttttgtgatgcctctccttgcttggaaaatggctgtgtggtttttcttgtctaggtgctgtcctaacataatctaatgctatgctttcgccgtaaaggctttttgaaatcggacactgtggttggattaacgagaagattatctttaaaatggtgtataatacttgtatgtgtgagaaatttgaattatgagatgtttgttgttttgaatttggcgctctgctatttcactggctgttggcgagtgggggatgctaccgtcccacataccccagagaggttaaacaaaataccttatttacataagtattcagaccctttgctatgagactcgaaattgagctcaggtgcatcctgttcccattgatcatccttgagatgttcctacaatttgattggagtccacctgtggcaaattcaattgattggacatgatttggaaaggcacacacctgtctatataaggacccACTGTTGActgtgcatgttagagcaaaaaccaagacatgagtttgaaggagacaggattgtgtcgaggcccagatctggggaaggataccaaaaaagttctgcagcattaaaggtccccaagaacacagtggtctccatcaatcttaaatggaagaagtttggaaccaccaagactcttcctagagctggccacatggccaaactgagcaatcgggggagaagggccttggtcagggagaacccgatggtcactctgacagaactctagagttcctctgtggagatgggagaaccttccagaaagataaccatctctgcagcactctaccaatcaggcatttatggtagagtggtcagaaggaagccactactcagtaaaaggcacatgacagcccgcctggagtttgccaaaaggcacctaaaggactctcagtcaatgagaaacaagattatctggtctgatgaaaccaagtttgaactctttagcctgaatgccaagcgtcacgtctggagaaagcCTGAcaacatccctacggtaaagcatgatggtggcagcatcatgctgtggggatgttttacagcggcagggactaggagactagtcaggatcgagggaaatatgaacggagcaaagtacagagagatccttaacaaaaacctgctccagagtgctcaggacctcagactggggtgaatgttcacaacccaaagcacacagccaagacaacgcaggagtggcttcggtacaagtctctgaatgtcctttagtggcccagtcagagcccggacttgaactcaatcaaacatctttggagagaccttaaaatagttgtgcagcaacactccccatacaacctgacagagcttgagaggacttgcagagaagaatgggagaaactccaaaaATACAGGGGTGCAACGCTTatagcgccatacccaagaagaagaCTGTAATCgataccaaaggtgcttcaacaaagtattgagtaaagggtctgaatatttatgtaaatgtaatatttcagttgcaaaaatttgtaaaaacctgtaaaaactatttaatcaatattagaatacagctgtaacgtaacaaaatgtggaaaaagtcaaggggtctgaatactttccgaatgcactggatATTTACATATATACCTCAATGTCCTTGTACCCCTGCATATCGACATGGTACTGGTAcccatatagccaagttattgttactcattgtgtatttattattacttgtattattacgttttacttttctatactttttctattttctttctctctgcattgttgggaagggccctaaggaagcatttcacaattagtctacacctgttgtttacgaaccaTGTGattaataaaatttgatttgatttgaaattaagATAATACATCTGTACAGCTCCATCATAGGCTACAATACATGCTGGGTTACTGGGACACATACTGTGAAAGCCCCCAGGCATGATGTattgtattaaaaaaatatattgatgaCACAATGCATTCTCCACAGCACGTCTTCTTACAGTATGTAGAGCATGACGTTAGTGACTTAAGTCATTATTTACCGGCCTCGCCCTCACACCCATTTGTCAGGAGCCAGAAGCCTGAGTCATATGTCATTCGACTTGACCTGCCAGGGTTCAGATaggatttattttctttcaaatagTTTTAATGTTTGATTCAACGTGTGCCAGATGGGCAGCGTTTCAacatttgggactattccattggttccattgcaacagGCAGGCTCAAAGAAACGGGgcaaaagtatttgaaagaaaacaaatactatatgaacccaggtctgcccTGACTGGACCACCCCAGTGTAGAGTTAATTAGTTATGACATCAGTCAGAGGCAGCTGACTAGGACACACCCCATGTTCACATCAACAACCACAGAAGGGACCctaaacccacacaacccaggcTGCTGACGTGTGGTGTTGTAGAGGAAAACCACTGCTCACTCAAGCTCTCTGATCCTATAAGCAGATGAAAACAATTTCATAAAACATGAGTTCATACATTGGAAAGTGGTGAGGGAAAGTGCTGAACTATAGCCACAAAGCCTGTCTTCATTAGCAATACAATATGTATCCTAATTCAAACCATCATGACAGATGAGGTATTGTGTAGGAAGCTTGtgtccactacaagaccatggtacttgcctacggagcagcaagaggaactgcccctccttaccttcaggctatgctcaaaccctactcCCCAACCCAAGCACTTCGTTCAGcatcctcaggtctcttggcACTCCCAtccctacgggagggcagctcccgctcagtcCAGTCAAagctctgtcctggcaccccattggtggaaccagcttccccctgaagctaggacaagaaagtccctgcccatcttccgaaaacatctgaaaccctacctaaagagtatcttaaataacccCACAGAACCCCGCCTCGCACCCATTCCTCACCCCGACTGCTCGAGGATGAGATGCAAATTGGTATTCTACCCACCTTGGTGAGTAATACAgtttctactctattctattctatatggCTTGGTGTCCCACCCACCTTGGACAGCAGTCCCTGTGCGTGTTCAGTGTCAGTCTGGGCCTGTAGCAGCTCCTGCCGTAGCTCTGttacctccccctccagtctgtctctctcagaaTGGGCCGCCTTCAGCAGCCTCTGCAGCTCTGTGCTGTCCCCAGCACTCTGCATGGCCTTCAGCTCCCCAACCTTCTGTCTCTCTAGGTCCACCTGGGCTTTGAGCCGTCCGTTCTCCACCCTCAGGGCATCCATTGCAGCCCTGTGTTCCTCAGCCGCCCGCGCCATCTCACCCCCGgcctccatctccttctccagCCGGCCCTGGAggtcatccctctcctccctgagGGACCTCACCTGCCCCTGGGTTTCCTGGTGCTCCTCTTCCAGGGTCCTCAGGCTCCCCGTCAGCTGCTGCTGGATGTCCACCAGCTTCTCCCTCTCAAAGTGAGAGCTATCCACCAGGTCAGTGTAGCGCTGCTCCAGCTCAGCCGCCCGGGACTCGTCCCCGCTCTGGACCTGGGCCACCTCCTGCAGCTTCCCGGCCAGGGCCTCATTCTTCTGGGCCAGCgactctaccctctccctctgcTGCTGCAGCGACGTCTGTAGGAGGCCCTTCTCCTCGGCCAGGCGCTCATTCTCAGCCGTCAGCTCCTGGACCACCTGCTGTTGGTCGGCCAGCTCCTGTAGTGTTGCCTGGAGCTCCTCTGCCGTGCTGTGCTGGCTTTCCTCCATCTTCTGGATCAGCTCCGTCAGGCTCTCCACTGAGGGGTCGCGACCCGGACCCTTCCCCACCCCTACACCACTGCTGCTCACTGAGTCAGACTGCGACGGGATCTTCTCAAACTCTGAGGAGTCCGGCGAGGGCGAGCCCTTGGTGATGTCACTCCCGGAGGAGACTGAGGTTTTGAGCGGGCTGGGTGTGGGTGACTTGGCTGGGGGACTAGTGTTGTTGTCTGAGGGGAGGCCGTTGATGGAGGGCTTTGaggggctggtggtggtggtagtgttgtTGGACATAGGAGAGGCAGGTGAAGTTTCCAGGGAGAGAAGCTTCTCCTTCAGGGCCTGGTTCTCCTCCCTCAGAGCCGCCAGCTCCCTCTGGAACTTCCCATTCTTCTCCCTCAGCTCCCCCACCAGGGCCTGggcatttgtggcctgctgggaTAGACCTTGGCCCTGATCGGGGGCACCCtcaggtggggtggagggggtgttGTGAGGCGAGGGGGATGAAGACAACGAGGCTTTGCCCCGGCAGCGCTGCAGCTCTATCCTCAGCTTGCTGATCTCAAACTCCTTGGCCTTGGCCTCGGCCAGAAGCTCCTTCACCTGGCACTCCAGGAAGCCTCTCTCCGAGCTCTCGGCGTCCCTCGGCTTTGTGGTGGTGGAGCCACGCTGGTGCTTGGCTGCCAGGGTGGCCAGGCTGGAGGTGCTGGCGCTGGGGACCATCTTCTTGGTCGTGGAGGTCCGCAGCTGGTCCCTCAGCGACACACGGTCCCTGGTCATGGTGGGGGGAATCTCCCTGGGGGCAGGGATACCAGACTTCCTGGATCCTGATTGGACGCCTGAAAAAGATGATTAAAACACACATTCAAAGTCTGCTGCTTTCTTTTTGAAAGGCCACTAGTAAAGTGGTAATGCTTTTGACTAATGCCTGTAATGTCCTTACCATTCAATAGAAACAATTTCCCACTCAGATTGAAGCTCTATTGTGATGCAATGATAATATGGTGTTGCAATTGTCATCATCAGGGGTCAATCATTCAACAGTATTCATAGATCCATTTATTTGTTTTGAtgactgaatggctggctggttggcactgtgtctgtgttactgtggcCATTGAAGGCTTCCGCCTTATAGCATTCCAGTGGGTCCACAGGCCCCGGATGGCTttccagacctctctctctctctctctctctctctctctctctctctctctctctctctctctctctctctctctctctctctctctctctctctctctctctctctctctctctctctctctctctctctcctctctctctctctctctctctctctctctctctctctctctctctctctctctctctctctctctctctctctctctctctctctcaaatacgAATAGCTTTTACTGATTCATCCCCCGCATGAGCAGGGCGCCATCTGAAAGgcttttattgtttgttttaaaATTATCAGCAAACAGCAACACAGACACAGGGGGTTCTTGTTAccagggatgaccaggaatggtCCGGGGCACATGGAACGTTCCAGCACAAAGCAGCCCAGTCAGtggacagacacagaaagagcGCTGTGTTGATGACACACTAGACTGACTGCCATCAACCCCAGAGGGCACAGACTACTGCACAGCCTGGGCAAGAAGAGATAGACCAGGCTTCTGTATAACCCCATaaacaacacacacatccacactcgcacacacacacacaaaacattcaAGATACACTGGCACGTTGGCTCACATCCACacctacaaacaaacacacactcacaaacaaatAGTCTGGGTTCATTTGGAATAGAAATCCTACACCCCTCTGGGCTCTTAAAGCACTTCTCCATTGATGGGCACTTTGCAGGGACTATCACCTCTTTGTACGGGCTGGCTGTGCCTGCCAAGCCTGCCAAGCCTCAGACAATCTCAGGGGTGCAGCGCGGTTTAGCATTCTTAAAGTGGGGTTCTGTGGATGAAAAGGAGAGTGTTGCTGAGGCCGGGACCACAGAGAAAGGAGTCAGAGACCTAACTTACTTTATCAGCACTCAACTATGCTTCTATATAAAGCAAGGAGCTCGGAACTCGGTGTGCTTTCTTTTTACAATAATACAATCATAAATTGCTAAGcttgcaaaaataaaaatgacacatttctatatatatatagcaagGACGCTGGACCCTTTCTtttcataataaaataaaatcacaatAAAACGACAAATAGTTCCAGTAAAACATTAAATATCAAAGCTATAAAAAATAACAGGGCAGATTGGCTGGCACAGAGAGTGACTGCAGACAGACATTGTGGTTTGCCTTCAGTcaaaaaataagaacctaactaCTCCGCTTGAGTGAGAGCAAGCAAAAGCCAGTCATTTAAATGTCCATGAATCAACTTTGCATTGGTTCTCCATCAGTCAGGTCAAGTGAACTCTAGTGAATTTCCCAGTGGACTAGCATTTGCTCTGCCAAGATCCCAGGCTGCCATTAAAAATCTATAATCACTTACTTCTCTGTGCATTTTACAGTGGATGCATCCACTACAGACAGAATGAGGCCATACACGCCTAAATTATGTATTATCACATGGAAGATTTTAACATTTTAACAGCTACTTGTTTATGAATAAAGACTGTGATGAAATCAGTTGTGCTAGGTTAAAAAACAactacatcataatacattacaGATTTACATATTGGggatgcatgtactgtatgtgtataaacagaaactgacacacacacacacacacacacacacacacacacacacacacacacacacacacacacacacacacttcacaactCCCTTACATCTCTGCACTGTGGCAAAGACAGCATATAGGCCAGACCTATAGGTCATGTGGGGCATATTCATGCCAATTGCTCTTATTCTTATTATATAACATATAAGGGAAGAGTAACAGGAGgaaagtgaaagagagggagagatgaataaaatgagagtgaatgagagagaggcagatgacTAATGTTTGGGGTTGAAGTGGGACTCTGGGACATCTCCCATTCCCAGCCCCCACATACAGTAACATTCTCCTTCTACTTCCCAGTCCAACTGAATAAAACCCATA
Coding sequences within:
- the LOC115148857 gene encoding cytospin-B isoform X3; this translates as MGNQAGRLEESESGVQSGSRKSGIPAPREIPPTMTRDRVSLRDQLRTSTTKKMVPSASTSSLATLAAKHQRGSTTTKPRDAESSERGFLECQVKELLAEAKAKEFEISKLRIELQRCRGKASLSSSPSPHNTPSTPPEGAPDQGQGLSQQATNAQALVGELREKNGKFQRELAALREENQALKEKLLSLETSPASPMSNNTTTTTSPSKPSINGLPSDNNTSPPAKSPTPSPLKTSVSSGSDITKGSPSPDSSEFEKIPSQSDSVSSSGVGVGKGPGRDPSVESLTELIQKMEESQHSTAEELQATLQELADQQQVVQELTAENERLAEEKGLLQTSLQQQRERVESLAQKNEALAGKLQEVAQVQSGDESRAAELEQRYTDLVDSSHFEREKLVDIQQQLTGSLRTLEEEHQETQGQVRSLREERDDLQGRLEKEMEAGGEMARAAEEHRAAMDALRVENGRLKAQVDLERQKVGELKAMQSAGDSTELQRLLKAAHSERDRLEGEVTELRQELLQAQTDTEHAQGLLSKAEAECKQVAERAVRLEETLSGQVSALEKGGQQADGQIKDLKETIFELEDQVEQQRAVHLHTNQTILDLENQLKKLEEQKSEVERQLKILSKQMKDETEEWRRFQADLQTAVVVANDIKVEAQQEIRSLRRRLQEEQGRSAKLSSDLEQQKGVKSLRDDSESFSDADGSLHWCGISMTQTTQTQSTSLPINTNDNAASSPSEPGATVKSLIKSFDTAVQNGPGPGHTVQMHSSPRSPLSGIPVRTAPAAAVSPIQRHTSIKPLSKTLEKRINHGDFSHSDKYGGSGDELKPSSLMRKSPSLESVIKSPATFSSRSHSMSYNKNNSKLSVERKDPLAALAREYGGSKRNALLKWCQKKTEGYPNIDVTNFSSSWSDGLAFCALLHTYLPAHIPYQELISQDKGRNLSLAFQAAESIGIKPSLSAAESIGSKPSLDIDELMHTDRPDWQSVMQYVSQIYKYFET
- the LOC115148857 gene encoding cytospin-B isoform X4, with the translated sequence MLKGGMAKAVLPKPGLQERAKQASLAPSTTTSTTATGIKTSRSSNTLATDLRLSRLKRASSDDTLAKPALGAAATGSRMKKTVTAGAISDLAEARPRSLSGVQSGSRKSGIPAPREIPPTMTRDRVSLRDQLRTSTTKKMVPSASTSSLATLAAKHQRGSTTTKPRDAESSERGFLECQVKELLAEAKAKEFEISKLRIELQRCRGKASLSSSPSPHNTPSTPPEGAPDQGQGLSQQATNAQALVGELREKNGKFQRELAALREENQALKEKLLSLETSPASPMSNNTTTTTSPSKPSINGLPSDNNTSPPAKSPTPSPLKTSVSSGSDITKGSPSPDSSEFEKIPSQSDSVSSSGVGVGKGPGRDPSVESLTELIQKMEESQHSTAEELQATLQELADQQQVVQELTAENERLAEEKGLLQTSLQQQRERVESLAQKNEALAGKLQEVAQVQSGDESRAAELEQRYTDLVDSSHFEREKLVDIQQQLTGSLRTLEEEHQETQGQVRSLREERDDLQGRLEKEMEAGGEMARAAEEHRAAMDALRVENGRLKAQVDLERQKVGELKAMQSAGDSTELQRLLKAAHSERDRLEGEVTELRQELLQAQTDTEHAQGLLSKAEAECKQVAERAVRLEETLSGQVSALEKGGQQADGQIKDLKETIFELEDQVEQQRAVHLHTNQTILDLENQLKKLEEQKSEVERQLKILSKQMKDETEEWRRFQADLQTAVVVANDIKVEAQQEIRSLRRRLQEEQGRSAKLSSDLEQQKGVKLGAGASFDTKTAVEGR